The Quercus lobata isolate SW786 chromosome 4, ValleyOak3.0 Primary Assembly, whole genome shotgun sequence genome segment CTTGGCAATCGAGAGATGAGGAAAAGTGGAGAATATGAACTTTCAGAGAAGCCCGAACATGACAGATTATAGTAGAGCTCAAGAAGCCAGGTGGTTCATGAACTATGTTCATGCTAAGATGATAATAGGTAAATTGGTtcataaaattttcttgataAGTTTAAGTACCACCTTTTGTGTTTTCTGTTTGAAAATCTTGAATTCTTTAACCTAAGGCATTTGATTTCATATTGAAGTATGTCAGTGAAAATTTCAATGCATATTAATATGCATTCTAGTTGTTAGTGTTGTGCTATTAAATGACACATTTTACATCAATCATCATATTACTAATTCAAGATACCCccctgccccccccccccccccaaaaaaaaaatgtcattcttATTTGATGGATAGAATTTTGAATAACATTATtccttaataaaatatgatttgcAGCATTGTAGTAGCTTTATCCAGAATAAAGAGAGTGAGAGCACATCCCAAGACCACATAAAAATGTCAACtgaaaaagagagtgagagggtATCCCAAAACCATATAAATTTCAACTAAAAACTTTATCAAGACATCCACATACTGACTGTACATAATAAACTGGAATTTGTTCTTGTGAAAATTGAACGTGCTTCTGTTTTGTGTGAGCTCATGCAGTTTTTTAAGGCATTTAGTTGATTAAATATGAGTATATGACAGACAATAACTAAGATTGGATGATGTCTGCATTTTGCTGTTGACGATGAATACATTATCATTGGATCTACCAACATCAATCAGGGGCCAATGGATGGTTCCCGGGATACAGAGATTGCCATGGGAGCCTATCAAACATTCCACCTATCCACTAGGCAGCCAGCCAGGGGACAAATCCATGGCTTCCGGATGGCATTGTGGTACGAGCACTTAGGCATGCTAGATAACTCCTTTCTCCATCCAGAAAGTGTGGAATGTGTCCAAAGAGTGAACCAAATTGCCAGAAAGTATTGGGACCTCTACTCTAGTGAGGCACTGGACCATGACTTGCTAGGCCATTTGCTTAGTTATCCCATTCATATCACTGAAAAAGGAGAGGTCAAAGAGCTACTTGGGATAGAATTCTTCCCAGAAACAAAGGCTAAAGTTCTTGGATCCAAGTCTGAATTACTACCTGCAATTCTCACCACTTAATTGCCTTGCACTGATTTTAAAactgagcttttttttttttttttttttttttttgtgttcatCTTATTTCCCAGTACTATGAGTGATTGGCAATATTCACTGGTTGCTATATGTGTTGTGGATatgtaaataacatttttacTATAGTCTAGTTCATGCAACTTTCCAAAGAAGTGATCATGTAGTTCTTGTAGTGGTTAATTACACAGATAGAAAATGATGGATAAATTAGAATTATGAAGTTCAAAGTCAAGCTGAGTCCAAAGGTTTCAAAGAATTTTAGCAAACCAACTATAAGTTGGTGGCCTAATTGAAAATCAGAGATGAAAAACAAGATATTATGAATTTTAATAGGCATAAGTTTGAATACAAATTTCCTATCACTCTATGTTTTACCAATCATtatattctttgaattttagaatAACTTTTATCtctaaagaaaattaatattttaattattatttatgatgGCCAATCGTGGCCCTCGcaaataattttgtattagtgaagctatatttttagctcacacaaaaaataaactttttgcaAGGGATTTTTATTGTCCCTCGGAAATAATTTGGTGGGAATATTttcctccaaaatttttggcattttaatgattatttgtgaaggTCGATCTTGGCCCTCgcaaataatttaatattagtGACGGCATTTTTTTAACTGTCACAAATAATACACTTTTTATGAGAGATTTTTAATTGTCCCTCGTAAATAATATAGAGGGAAAATCTCCCTCCAAATTATTAGCATTTGTGACGATTACGACACATAATTGCGACAGCTTTTCTTGTTGATCACAAATGTTTCACATTTTACCAAGTATTTGAGAGGGCATTATTTTGCCATCAGAAATAGGATTTTTTTAGAGGACATTTTttattgcattcatatctgtgtttttctcttctttgaaaaactgtttttgcacatctcgatagcttcttgacacctctcgatagatTGCTATCTAATGAGCCCCTCATTCTTCTTGTCTCAATAGAATTTAACGCAATCTTGATCCATCAAGAAACTTTCTGTCTAATCGATAGTTGTTCGATCCATCGAGGTTGGCTTTTGCTCGATAGCTgttcgacagcttctcgatttGTTGAGATCCTCTtgcatgcattgtttttcacatgttttgcatctttcttatatattgtcattcatagcatcctgtttcattacattcatgcatttatatggattccttgtgcccccttgatcatctttatgtttctcgGGTGAAGCTCTCTAGattcttgtaccctttgtcaatcatgagaaaaagggggagaaattgtgaagaaaatgtgatttctttttaagatcctacatgttagggggagaaatacgTGCCCTTGTAAAAGGGAGAtatgtttcatcttgttagggggagtgcttACCTCCTTCTTCTTGTACACCAGTCTTATGACCATTTTTACATACATGGTacttatctttgatatatatatatatatatatatatgatgtatgtcttcttcacttatctctccatgtgttatttctttt includes the following:
- the LOC115984791 gene encoding phospholipase D alpha 1-like, encoding MDGSRDTEIAMGAYQTFHLSTRQPARGQIHGFRMALWYEHLGMLDNSFLHPESVECVQRVNQIARKYWDLYSSEALDHDLLGHLLSYPIHITEKGEVKELLGIEFFPETKAKVLGSKSELLPAILTT